AAAAGTTCTCTATTTAATGAGTACAGAAATTACACAGATTAGAAGCCCTAGTGGAGTATTTCAGTCACTGATTATTCCACATCTTGAACTAAGTGCCACATTCGGCTGAAATGGCTGATTTGAGTCTATAGCTTTGTTGTTGGCTAATCAGAGCTTGTATAGGCTGAGCCGTTCCCTCCATGCCTTTTAACTACACGTTATGTGAGGTTAAACATTAAATCAGAGCAATAGTTTGCAGTGATAATAGAAACAGATCTCTGCTCTCTGAACCAGGAGACATTCAGGATCTGTATAACATCAAGCTGGAGCCAGGCCATGCTGCTGCCTTCGCCACTGACTGCGACCTGCCTTCAGAGGTGGTGCGCAGTATGGGCATGCAGGTAAGTGTGTGGGTCTGCACAGGTTGCATTCTGTAGGTGACATACAGGTAAGATTCAGCTTGTACAGGTGTGGTACAGGTAAGAGACACATTGAACTGTGAGAAATTTCGAGAATCTCACACTTGAGAAGGATTCAGGCTTAGTGTCTtgaaaccaaaaatgaaataaaacctatttctgtttttgtttcacagaCAACATACATGGGCTACCTGGACTACCGGAAGCTGAAAGTGAGGAAGCTGGGGTTCAACCCCACCGAATGCTCCTTCAATCCTGGGGTCATTGTGGCTGACATCGATGCTTGGAAACGGCAGAAGGTCACCAAACAGCTGGAGACGTGGATGCAGGATAACTTTAAGtgagcactgcactgcactgacttTAACCCAAAACTTAAAAAAGCAATAACCCACAGTTAACTGAAGGCAAATTTACCACTTGGGCACTGAGTGGGTCTCCCccagaattacattacattacattacatttattcatttagcagacgcttttatccaaagcaacttacaagtgaggcagagtacaacacaagcaaaagccatcCAAGGAGTCACAATGACAAGAGTGCTGAAAGACACAGTTAGCACTTGCAGTACACTCACTTCACCAGCTTCACTTGCCCGTTTCAGCCTGAGTCACCACTCCCAGTCAGTGCacatcactgcagtgctgtctctttctcccagGGACAATCTGTACACCAATGGCATGGCAGGAGGTGTGGCCACCCCACCCATGCTGCTCACCTTCTACCAGAAGTACACGGACATCGACCCGCAGTGGCACGTCGGACATCTGGGTGGGAAAACTTTCATTATTTCATCCGTTTCCAAACAGACCACTTCAGTGGATGTGAATATTATCAGAGGCTTGCTTGAAAGGATGGTAAAAAATATTTCCCAAGGAAAATGGGATTGCTGTCATAAGCATCTTAGATCAACCCAGTCATGAAATATTGGATTAAGATGAAGCAATATGCTTCAACAAGGTGTGTATGTGAAGTGCTGCCTATATAGCTGCATGTAAAGGAAGATATTACCATAAAACCTGACTTTGACATGTTTTTAGAGTATTGTTTGAATTAAAGACTCCTGAGTACCTAAGTGGTTAAAGCCACctgagctctacagcccagATTCAGTCCCAGGTTACTAATTGGCTATGTTCCACCAGAGGCTAGGGGTAGGAGCTTGGGTTTCcttcatctcactgctctcagacacccaGCATTTcgtcaggcacctgtgagttgctcagatgatatCAGTGGAGTCCTGCTTGTTCCCCAACCCCTttcactgtggtgtgctgtgacttttagtgtgaaaaatagccattggctgcttGTGAGTGTATCCGAGGACTGTATTCATCTTGCTACAGTAGCTGAACAAAAGCAATGGCTGTCACTGTGAGGCAAGCCTAACGTACAACTAGCgattccaaaatagggttgcatacAATATTAAAACGGCAGAAAAACCCTCAacttaaaatgactgaaacacaaAGTTGTGATTCAACAATGATCAAGGGTGACTTTACTGTCTTTACTCTCTGGTTCAAGGTTTGTATTTAACCTGTGTTGTGGACAGTGAATAAAACCCCAATCAATATTTAATCACTAGTGAATTTAACATAGATCCTTTTGCCCATTTCTCTTGTGCCTCAGGATGGAGCCCTGACACCTGGTATTCCGAGTCCTTCCTACAGGGCGCCAGCTTGCTGCATTGGAATGGCCGCTTCAAGCCCTGGGACTTCCCTTGTGTGCACAAAGAGCTATGGGAAAGGTGGTACGTCCCGGACCCCACTGGAAAGTTCTCATTGGTACGGCCCGACAGCTGAATCAATGGGAATCTgaacaccccccacacacagaagAACCTGATCACTTGGTACTCTGGACAAACGTCAAGAAGTGAGAGACAAGACAGCTCAGTGTGAGCACTGTGACCACAGTGTCCTTTCAAAGTCTTGTCCTGTGGTTCCATGtacaaatttgaaaaaagaaaattaaccaAGAAGATCAATCTGTAAAAATCCAAATATCAGACAAACCTGTCATCGATCAACAATCATAGATAAAGAGAGCGTTTATCTATGATTGTGACACTAAATCAAGACCACTGTGTGACCTCAGCTCCCCACGCCTGCAGTTACCCCCTGCTTCGATTCTGACTCTAGCACACAAATTGGTTTGTACATGGCACGCTTCCATAAATGTTGAGATGgaggaaaatattttggatCCCTATCTGCAGTAATATAAATCAAATCCCCTATACTCTGATGCACCCAACTTTTCCTTTGAGCAGTTACAACAGCTTTAATGATTTACTTGTGAACAGACATTATTAGCAGGCtaataaaacataacacaaatCTTAAGGTATCTGCAAAAACCTTTATTGACTCAGTAATATTGAGCACATTTGCAAAACATGGCTTCTTTTTCCAACAGTTTACACACTAATTTGGTCATAACTTCACAAATAATCCTCATTCAGATTGTGAAATAGCTGCCAAGCACCATTGTGGAGCCAGGTCCAGGTGCACTTTGACCTGAGAGATCCTGTGAGTTTGTCACAGGTTCAAACCCACAATTATCCCCTTGTAACAACCGAGTGGTTCACAAATAAAActtaatgaaaagaaacacaagttTCATAACTGTAATGTTTAGCATAATAAAAAggttcaaaaaatgttttttgaaaccAATAATGTAAACCAATGAATTATGATGTCAACTGAAAATGTGGTGGTGGCAAAGGAAACAGGAACatctgcatttctgaaaatctATTCAGTCAATTCTTAAATTAGACCCAGAGCCCAGTACCCATtcatatacagtaaatccttctCTATTCAAACACATGATAACAGTTAACAAGACAATGTACCTGAGGGCAATGTGACCATGGCGattatgaattttaaaaggTCCTTTTGGGACAGTATTTTTTGGAGAAGATGGAAAGTGCACTTTTCTGGGCTTAAAATTGTAattacaggaaaataaataccaTTTCTCTGGTCCCTTGATTTATGATTGTTATTAAACATACGTATTGTACCTTTGTGTACTGACCTACATCCCTTTTCACAATTTCCCCAGCCTTTCAAATTCCAACCACCAACATTTTGAACAATTTCATGAGAAATCCCAGCATCcaacaagtaaaacaaaacaaaaaacacaactttgACTATATTAAATGCATTCTCCAAAAGCTCTTAGTGATACTTTTGAAAGACAACTGACATCTAAAATCATACACTTGTGAAAACACTTAGTTAAAtataacagtaaaataaaaatacagcactGAGAAATTACACTGTAAACATATTAAAGGCTGATGAGccaatttaatgcattttctccATTCAGTCATAGTGTTTGGAGACAGTGAAACCTTGATAAGCTTCATCTTTGAGCATTCACACATTTTACTCCTCTCAAATACTATTTCAGCAGCAGTTCAGTAGGATAAAGGGGTGTAACTTGCTTGGGTCTTATAAAAGGCACAGTACTTATTCTGTTCGGTTCTGAATAGTAGCTACTCTTGTGGTAGGGGACAGCTGCTCTTAATGGCATCAGATCAGTAGCTTTGTCCCTTTTGCCAATGACAAGTTAACACTGGCATATGAGTCTGCAGGTTTCTCCCAAAATCAGCTGGCATTTCAGTTCTCTGTACATATgataattacattacacagaaatatcctgagcaaaaaaagaatgatCTGCCTTCTGTATAAAATGCACCTAATTCACCTTCTGTATtgttcaaaatgtaaatgttaaaaccTCAACCTAATATATTTAGTTTAACCTACACTGATACACTTACTCTGTCAAGTACTTCCAAGGTCACAGGTATTGTCCTGCTGTTCCGTTCAATTATCAACCAGAAACCTCAGACATAATGCACTACTGGAAAACAGGCAGGTAGCACTCAATGTGTCAACTACATGGAGTAAATTATGGAAAAATATGCAAGAACAAAAGTTCGAATTCTGCACACTCACAGTCAAGTGTGCTCTTTTAGAAAACATCAAGTATTGTTTAAATCCCTGATTTACGGCTGATGCAATGATAAATCACAATAAATTCatgccaggagaaaaacacttCCAAGCATAAAAATATGATGTAAGATCATAGATTCTGTAAAATCTTTTCATTCTCTagaaacagcattaaaaacacaactgtatgagttacaattttatatataaaaactacCAAAAATAATTCCCGATATGATGAACTAATCTATTTCCAATTCATAGCGGGAGCAGTTAATGACTACAGCATCTTCCTCTTCTGGCTTTTCACTGGATTGCAGTACTGCCCACTGCTGTTGAGCTCAGCAGGGGTTCTGTGGCGTGAGGAAGCATTAACCCTGCAGCCGTCACAAGCTTCCACTGAGGACTCCTGAGAGGGTCCGCCCCCCCCTCACGCAGTGCCGCCGCCGCTGATGTCTGGGATCTGATCAGTGAAAGACTGCATCATCCACTGTCCTTCCGGAACCCTCCCCACTGCAGCTGGCAGTGTGGTCTCCTTACTGGCCGCTTCTACCGGGAAAAAAGGAATCATTACGTCCTTtccaacaaaacaacagaagtgaATCTCCGAATCAACCATGGTTTATTTTACTGTCTACAATCCGGTGCTAACATTTGCAATGATTTCTAAAACGTATGCTTTTACAGCTGTGCAGTTTTGATagtattaaatgtttaaaattttattttagaaaaaaaaaaaaagtgctattCTTCAGTTAAATCACATTTCGGTACACTATACCAAAAGGTATGGCAAGTGTGTTTGAATGCCACTGTGCTTGGTTGGATCACTTATCAACATTAATCAGACCAAACACAGAGGAGGTCACACTATGCTGTGAGGAGACATGGGAGATCGGCGGGACTGCAGCAGCAGATGCCCGACGCGGTGGCTGTGTGCACTCACCAGTCTCTCCTGCAGCGGAGAAGCCGCAGCGGCCGCTGCTCTGCTCCTCCCCAGGCCCCGCCTCGCTGTACGCCCCACCGTATGCCGCCTCGTACCCGGGGTCGTATTGCTCCTCTTTGACGGCTACCCTCTTGGCATCCtctgaaaggcagagaggaTGAACGATTGTCAAGCGGCTTAAGCACTACGAACTAGAGGTGGGACTAACACTAGGAACATACTCATCTTCCTTTCCACGTTGAGGAATTAATCAGCTGTGAGCATAGTATAGATAAATGGAATGCTGGGTATATCACAAGCACAGCCACACTTTGTCAGTATCCCTTATCCCTTTCATACAGTTAAGAAAGCCTTGGGTGTGGGTGAGAAACACAAGACACTACTCTACTGCAACCTTTAGCTGGACCCCTTGGGTGTCCCGTTACCTTTGGCCATGCCCAAGTCAAAGGTGTACTTTATCTCCTCCACTTCGTTGTTCCGGACAACGCCCTTGAGTTGGTCGCGCAGCTCCATCAGCTTGATGTAGAAGTGCACTTTGTCCTGGGCGCGTGGGAATTGGGCACACCGAGCGCTCGAGGAGGGCATGAGGTAGCACACCTGCATCGGTGGGAAGGGAAAACTGGCTGACACTCACAAAACCCCTTCCTGTAAACAGACGTTTCTGGTAGGAAGATGCGCCTAATATATCAATATCATGATATAATAAAAGGATTTCACACtcatattgtaaaatgtgtccATGTCTTACTGTGAGCACTGCTGACAAAGCTAAATGCCTTCCACTATGCAATAGACACTTTTTCCCCACAAATGTCAAATAAGCATGAAAAGAAACTAATGCCAGCACTGATGTCTGCCACATTTCATAATACAGCTAcacaactgaaataaatgcaaaattcaactctcatttttctctttactATGGACTTGTAATTGCCGTGACAGCACTGATTGCTTACCGTCTCTGTCTCTGGAACCTTTTGGGGCTGTACACCAAATTCAAGGTTCTTTGGCTTAAACCCAAAAATCTCTCTGCTGAACATTTCATAAATACCTGAAGACAGACAAGTATCATACAAATTTAAATCATGTTACACCTTGAACACTTATTCCATCATTTTAACAAGATTTCGAAGGGTAGGTTCTAGGTAGgtttttaaagtaattatgaactgtatcatttaaaatttctgacatttctctGAACTGACTAAATCTTCTGCTTTCTTTAATAAAGATTATTACTTACACTTCCCATTGAAGACAGCTATGAGAGGCTTATACTTCTGTAACTTCTCCACAAGaatttttcctccttctctcaaTTCTttgctgtacaaaaaaaatgaaaatgtatcaatCCATGTTTTCAGGACAAAGTACGTTGCCGAGAATTTATTGCATATTTAGTGCAATTATAAATTGATGAAAAACACAGGATTGCTCTcatgcgccccccccccccccccccacacacacacacccacacaccaacacacagtgtACTACTTTTTACATCAATTTAAAAACTTCATTAGCTTCCACAGTAAATAGATTTTCATGTGCTGAGCACATCATGTGAGTAGAGGAGAAATGTTACCTAAAGCTAGTGGACTGGAGCactacattactttcatttagcacacacttatccacagtgaccagcacaaaagaaaagtTCAACTATTCAAGCAGtatgagcaacagcgtcagaccaggctaacatcACTCCCtaaacagtgagtgtgagaacactattcaagccctaccatgagttaacttgtgcaacctgttaactcagtgtgttttggattctaACTGCTTGTTTGAGCGCTTGAGCACACCACATGGTTAGTCTCCATCCAGTGAGAGACTGGCAGGCCATTAGTCACTCTAGGGCAAGAAAAACTGAAGTCTTCCACCAGGTTCTACCACCAGTCCACTTCACCTCACCCAAAaggaaaaactgttttaataaCTATGTAGAATGAAGTAATACTCTAGTATTTTATAGGAAATCTCGCTACATAGTTTATAACGGACTGGCTTTTTTATGCCATCATTCCCTGTTCTTTGTTAAAACTGAGTAAGAGTTCTGCTCGTTTtattcaagtttaaaaaaaaaaaaaaaagaggtaaataaaaatggaaggGATGGTACAGTAACTGGGTCTCAGAGAGGAATGCATTGTCTCCCCCTCTTACCTTGAGAGATCCTTGCTTCCCGGCGTGGTCCTCGCCACCATGTTGGTGAATCCTATCCCATACTTCTCTGGCAGTGTCTGATCATGCATATGATTGAGCTGTACTTCCGTCATACCGGACAAGAAGAGGCACTTCCCTAAAGGCATTAATAAGAATCATTAAATGTACAAGTTCATAGACCGTGGAGAATCACACAGAAATGGAGGCAAAAAGTATGTTGTGTATCACAGTGCAGAATCTGTGGTCTGCAACTTACAAAAATGGTTTCCTGGTCCAGGAAACCATCGCCCAATGTAAGCTGCCATTAATCCTGGGTTGATTCCAATCTGAAAAGAAATTCTTTGTTAAAGAAGTGATTGTGACTACAGTAAATCATTTTCCATACCACAGAAACAGTAATTtgacaaaattacaaaacaaatttgttcTGTGAGAATCATtgctaaaaatgcaaatttgccACCAATCTTTCCTAGCAATTAGTGACTTACATCTGCCCAAGTGgcgcagcagtgtagcatagtggtaaggagcaggagtcataaccaaaaggttgccggtttgatcccccattggggcactgctgctgtatccttgggcaaggtacttaacccagaattacctcagtaaatatccagctgtataaatgaacaacatgtataaaattatgcgagttgctctggataagacgTTCTGCtataatggcaataatgtaatcttAAGAGCTGTCCAAAAAAACATCTGGCCCACTAAGCCTGTCTGTCACACAATATCCACACAATTTTGTATGCTTAACTTACAATCACAAAGTCCAGATTGTAGGTGAGGATGTCAGGCAGGGTTTTGGTCATGACCTCAGCCTCAGTCATGCCTTTGAATCTATCCACTTTCCGCTTGACCTTCTTGAAAGCTTCATCGATCTTCTCCTGCTTGCCCTCCTTGGGCTCTTCCCCTTCCTTGGCCTTCTTGGGTTTTGGGCCAGGCTTGCTCTTGGGCTCCCCGTTGGACGCCTTGCTCTGAggcctccctctcttcccctttgtTGGAGCTGCTGGGAGGAAGGCAAAGGCGATGAAGGTGGATTACAGACAACACTAATCCACATGTGCCAAAACCACAGCATAAATGACTAAACATGACATTCACTGTAATGAATTAACTggcaaagaaaggaaaaaaaaaaggcaaggaTCACCAGTTCCGTCTGATGgcttttccctcccttcctgcCCTTTTTCACCTGGTATATGGCTTCATGAAAGTCTGTTCTTAGAAAATCTAGAGATCTAAAGACCTATGACATCTGAAAAATCTGATCATGGCCTCTAACGGCTTACGTTAggacacacagcattcagacaCATAGGAAAGGAACAGGTTAACACTATGTAACTGGTGTTACACCACACCCAAGGTGTGGTATGGAACAGTACCTTGCACCGATGCAGGGGTGTTAGGCTCCTGATGAATTTGTTGGATTCCTGGTGAATCCTGGGA
The sequence above is a segment of the Megalops cyprinoides isolate fMegCyp1 chromosome 23, fMegCyp1.pri, whole genome shotgun sequence genome. Coding sequences within it:
- the LOC118770497 gene encoding glycosyltransferase 8 domain-containing protein 2-like, with product MALLRKLNRVLMTLLILVVYVVLYSKVHKAQPPSAEAEAKVEGETETVAEDEILVVICASKERMGGAMTTINSVRSNTEANVIFYIVTLHDAITYARQYIEKSDLKDIKFKILEFNPLVLKGKVKSDSTRPELMHPLNFVRFYLPLLVLNHKKVIYLDDDVIVQGDIQDLYNIKLEPGHAAAFATDCDLPSEVVRSMGMQTTYMGYLDYRKLKVRKLGFNPTECSFNPGVIVADIDAWKRQKVTKQLETWMQDNFKDNLYTNGMAGGVATPPMLLTFYQKYTDIDPQWHVGHLGWSPDTWYSESFLQGASLLHWNGRFKPWDFPCVHKELWERWYVPDPTGKFSLVRPDS
- the LOC118770494 gene encoding G/T mismatch-specific thymine DNA glycosylase-like isoform X1, which codes for MEEKQFSSLTVPSEYLQHWIQSVQHIQALQAMQYQQLANAARFLEGPREERVMTGVAVHQQPNSQDSPGIQQIHQEPNTPASVQAAPTKGKRGRPQSKASNGEPKSKPGPKPKKAKEGEEPKEGKQEKIDEAFKKVKRKVDRFKGMTEAEVMTKTLPDILTYNLDFVIIGINPGLMAAYIGRWFPGPGNHFWKCLFLSGMTEVQLNHMHDQTLPEKYGIGFTNMVARTTPGSKDLSSKELREGGKILVEKLQKYKPLIAVFNGKCIYEMFSREIFGFKPKNLEFGVQPQKVPETETVCYLMPSSSARCAQFPRAQDKVHFYIKLMELRDQLKGVVRNNEVEEIKYTFDLGMAKEDAKRVAVKEEQYDPGYEAAYGGAYSEAGPGEEQSSGRCGFSAAGETEAASKETTLPAAVGRVPEGQWMMQSFTDQIPDISGGGTA
- the LOC118770494 gene encoding G/T mismatch-specific thymine DNA glycosylase-like isoform X2, whose amino-acid sequence is MEEKQFSSLTVPSEYLQHWIQSVQHIQALQAMQYQQLANAARFLEGPREERVMTGVAVHQQPNSQDSPGIQQIHQEPNTPASVQAPTKGKRGRPQSKASNGEPKSKPGPKPKKAKEGEEPKEGKQEKIDEAFKKVKRKVDRFKGMTEAEVMTKTLPDILTYNLDFVIIGINPGLMAAYIGRWFPGPGNHFWKCLFLSGMTEVQLNHMHDQTLPEKYGIGFTNMVARTTPGSKDLSSKELREGGKILVEKLQKYKPLIAVFNGKCIYEMFSREIFGFKPKNLEFGVQPQKVPETETVCYLMPSSSARCAQFPRAQDKVHFYIKLMELRDQLKGVVRNNEVEEIKYTFDLGMAKEDAKRVAVKEEQYDPGYEAAYGGAYSEAGPGEEQSSGRCGFSAAGETEAASKETTLPAAVGRVPEGQWMMQSFTDQIPDISGGGTA